The window CGTCGACACGGCGCGCGGGCCCGTCCAGCGCATGTTCGGGCTGGCCGACGTGACCGTCACGACGGCCAGCGCCGCTGGAGCGCTCAAGATCGAGGGGCTGGACCACGAGCTGGCCGCCGAGCTGGCGTCCCGCCTGACCGCCGTCACCCAGGCCACGCCCGGTGACGCCACATGAGCTGGCGGCCGTTGTCGGCGCGGAGCCTGGGGGCGTCGTCGATCCAGTCGCTGGCGATCGCGGTGCCCGTGGTGGTCGTCCTCGCTCGGGTGCTGTCCGGGCTGGGCTGGCGGACGGCGGCGACGGCCGGGGCGTGCGCGGGGGCCGCCCTGCTCGCGGTCGCCGCCGTGCTGGTCCACGACGCGCTGCGCCTGCGCGCCACCCGCTGGCGGCTCACCGAGGACCGGCTCGAACTGCGCACCGGGATCGCCGTGCGGCAGCACCGGTCGGTGCCGCGCGACCGGGTGCGCAGCGTGGACCTGCGGGCCGATCCCGTCCGGCGGGTGCTGGGCCTGACCGTCGTCAAGATCGGCACCGGCGAGCACGCGGGCGAGCAGGCCGAGCTGACCCTCAACCCGCTCACCAGGCGCGACGGCGAGGCGCTGCGCCGCGCCCTGCTGCCGGGCGCGGCCGCCGGCGCGGCGGCGCACGACGGCGGCGTGCTGGCCGAGCTGCGCTGGTCGTGGATCAGGTACGCGCCGCTGTCGGTGTGGGCGTTCACCGGTGGGGCGCTGGTGCTGGGCGCGCTCTACAAGCCGCTGGACGCGCTCGGGCTGGAGGCGTTCTCGAAGGAGACGGCGCTGGCGGTGTGGCAGTGGGTGAGCGGGCGGCCGTGGGTGGCGGTGCCGCTCGTCGTGGTGGGCAACGTGGCGGTCGGCGTGCTGGGGGCCGCGCTGCTGTTCGCCGAGTCGTGGGCCCGCTACCGGCTGGAGCGTGAGCCCGGCCGGCTGCGGCTGAGCAGGGGGCTGCTGACCAGCCGGTCGCTGACGCTGGAGGAGCGCCGGCTGCGCGGTGTGGAGATCCGCGAACCGCTGCTGCTGCGGCTCGGCGGCGGGGCGCGGGTCACGGCGGTGGCGACCGGGCTCGGCAAGGCCGCGGAGGGCGAGACCGAGGACGTCGCCGCCCTCACCCCGCCGCTCCCCCGCGCCGAGGCGGCCCGCCTCGCCGCCCGGATCGCGGCCCTCCCCGCCCCGGCCACCCCTGCCGCGCCGCCCGTATGGGAACCGCACGGGCAGCACGTGCATGAGCGGCACGTACGGGAGCCGCACGGGCAGCACGTGCGGGAGCCGCACACCGGCGCGTGGGTGCCGGAGCCCGTCCCGCATCCCGGAGCGGCGCGGCGCAGGCGGCTGGTCCGCGCGGTGACGACGGTGGCGGTGCTCGCCGCGGCCTGCTGGGGATGGGTGCTGTGGGCGGGTGGCCGCGGGTGGGACGCCTGGACGGGCGGCTGGGTCTGGCTCCTCCCGGCGCTCGCGCTGCCCGCCGCCCTGTGGCTGGCCGTGGACGCCTACCGGGGTCTCGGGCACGCGCTGGGCGCGCGGCACCTGGTCACCCGGCACGGCGCCGTGACGCGCCGCACGGTCGCGCTCGACCGCGCCGGCATCGTGGGCTGGACGATCACGCAGTCGTACTTCCAGCGCCGGGCGGGCCTGCTGACGGTCTCGGCGACGACAGCCGCGGGCGCCGGGCACTACGACGTGCTGGACGTGGGCCGCGACGACGGCCTGCGCCTGGCCGCCCAAGCCGTGCCGGGGCTGCTCGACCCGTTCCTCGTCCCCGTGGGCGACCGCCCGCTCGTGGACGCCGGCCGCTGACCCGCGCGCCGGCCGGGTGACGCACGGTGGCGGGCCGCGGGCGCCGCCTGCCCATGCCCCTGAAGTGGGCAGGCGGGACGCCGCGCGGCCCACCTGCGTGCGGGACCGAGGCTATTCATCCCACTTTCAAGGCACTTGCAGCCATGTAAACCGTTGACGTCAGAAGTCCCGCGGATGATCCGCGACGCCGGCCGGGCTCGCCCCGGTGTTCCAGTCGTCCGGGCTGCTCGGGCTGCTTGAGGGCTCAGCCGCCCCCCGGTTGCTTGGCCAGCTCGGCGATGTAGGCCCGGGCCACCTCCAGCGCGCCGGCGCGCGCCTCCTTCTCCGGCATGAGCCGCACCTTGCCGGAGTCGGCGGGCACGCCCTTCGGCCGTTCGGCGCCGGAGTAGTCGACGCTGGCCACGATGGAGCCCTGCCGCACGACCACGGAGGCGCTGCCGTTGTGCACCTCCATGCGCCTGTACTCGATGTAGCGGTCGAACGCCGCCTGGCCCAGGTCCTTGATGTCGGTCACCTTGCCCCAGACGATGCCGCCGAGCTCGCTGCCCACCATGCCCTTGTCGCCGCCGCGTTGCTTGGCGTAGAACCCCTTGGCGGCGCCCACGTCGGGCGCGCCCGCGCGGTTGGTGAACCGGTGCGTGGTGATCAGCACGCTGCGGATCTTCGTGACGTCGTCGCCCGCGGGCACGTCCAGGTTGAGCCAGCGGCACTCCGTCTGCACGTCGCCGCCCGCCTGGCTGGAGCGCGCCCGGGGCGTCGGGCCGGGCACCAGGCGGGTCGCCACCGGTTCGACGGCCTTGCAGGCCGGCGGGAACGCGATGACGTGGGGCGAGGTCGTCGGCTGTGCGCTGGGCGAGCTGGTGACCGCCTTGCGGGGCTGGGCCAGCACGCCGGGGTGCTGGGCCTTCCAGGCGGCGATCCCCTTGCTGACCTCGCCGACCAGGGCGCTCACCTCGCGGATGGCGTTGGCCTCGCTGACGGACTGGGTGGCCTTGTTGGTGAAGACGGCGGCGTCCTTGCGTTGCTGGGAGGCCTGGTACTTGACCTCGATCGTCATGTCGCCGACGCGGGCGTGTGCCAGGCCGTAGGAGTACCACAGGACGGTGCCCGAGCGGCGCCAGACGTACTTGGCGAAGGCGCCGTCACCGACCCCCGGGATGTCCTTGGGAGGGGAGTTGTAGTCCTTCTCTCCGGGCGTGGGGGTGGGCTTGGCCGTCTCCGCGAACTTGGCGCCACCGTAGTCGATCTCGTAGGAGTTCTGTGCCATGGACCGGCCGGTCTTCGCGCCCTGGCCCTTGTGCTGGCGCACCTTGACGTCGATCTCGCGGCTGCGCCAGTACTCGCCGAACGAGATGCGGCGGTTCGTCCAGTTGCAGTCGAAGTTGACGGTGTACTCGGTGTCCCTCGACGTGCCGGCCACCGTCGCGCCGGGCACCAGCCGGTCCGTCGTCGCGCCGGAGAGCAGCGAGCAGACATCAGGCCCCTGGACGGCGGCCGCCGGGGCGGAGGAGGGCGGCTTGGCGGAGGCGCCCGTTCCGCCGGGCTCCCCGGTGGACGTCCTGCCGTACACGAGGTAGGCCCCGGCGGCGCCGGCGAGCGCGAGCACGATGGTGACGGCCACCGCGGGCAGCACCCACCCACGCCGTCCCGGGGGCGGCGTTCCGGGGGCCGGCAGACCCTGCGGCATCGTGGGCGGCATGGTAGGCGGCATCGTGGACGGCACGGTGGACGGCACGGTGGGCGGCATCGTGGGTGGCCCCTGGGGATGCTGGACCGGCGGGCCCTGGGGAGGCCGGCCGGGAGGCGCCGTGGGCGGCTGGCCGGGAGGCGCCGTGGGCGGCTGGCCGGGAGGCGCCGGGTACTGCGGGCCGGAGCCGGGCGGATGCTGCGGCCAGGGGCCCGAGGGCTGGTGCGGGCCGCCTGCGGGGTGCTGCGGGCCGGGGCCCGGCGGGTACTGCGGGCCGGGAGCGTGGTGGGGGCCCTGGCCGGGAGGCTGGTGGGGGCCGGGGTTCGGCGGAGGTGTGGCCGGCCACGCGGGCGACGGCGGGTACTGCCTGCCGGGCTCCGGCCCGGGCGGGTTCGGCGGCTCGTACTCGCTACCGGGATTCACGGGGGACTCCTGATGTTCGCCATGACGTGCGGGTGCACATGCTAGTGAATGCGCTTGACGGGCACGTGGGGGTCGGTGCTCCCGCCCCGGGCCGCGGGGCCCGGCCGGACGGCCTCACTGCCCGAGCGCCGCCGACACCAGGCGGGCGGCGGCGGCCGCCGTGTCCCGCCCGCCGGCGGCGTCGTCCGCCGGCACGTCCGCGCGGTGCAGCACCACCTCTCCGATGAGGTTGCTCAGGCGGAAGAGCACCACGCTGTCCGACTGCCCCCGCTCGGTGGAGTCCATGAACAGCTTGAAGACGTTTTGGGTGAACGCCTTCTCGCCGACCCCGGGCACGTCGGCCACCGGGCCCCTGACCGTGCGGAACACCTTGCCCCGCGCCCCCGCCCGGGCGACGCGCTCGCCGGCGAACCTCATCTCGGCCATGGCCGCCCCGCCGAGGTCGCCGTTGGGCCGCTCGGCCCGGACCCGCACGGTGATCCGGCCGTCGGGGGAGGAGCCCTGGTCGAGCGTCCACTGGCACTCGCCCGGCTTGGTCGCCGCGCGGCGGACCGGGCCCCTGAGCAGTTCGGCCGCCTGCGCGTCGCCGAGCAGCCGGCACGGGTCGGGCGCCGTGACGAAGGTGCCGGTGTCGGGCTCGCCCCGCAGGGCGGCGACGCCGTACCAGCCGGCCACCCCCACCACCACCACGGCGGCGGCGACCGCGACAGGGGCGAGCCACCAGCGGCTCCGGCGGCGGGCGGGCTGGGCGACGGCGGTCAGCCGCTCGCGCACCTGCGCGGCCGGTGGCCGCACAGCCGGGTCCTTGGCCAGCATCGCCATGATGAGGTCGCCGAGGACCCGGCCCGCCCGTTCGGGGTACGGCGGGGCGTGCAGCAGCACCGCGGCCGCCACGGCCGCGGGCATGGGCCGCTCGAACGGCGGGCGCCCCTCCGCCGCCGCGTAGAGGGCGGCGCCCAACGACCACAGGTCGGAGGCCGGACCGGCGGCCTGCTGGTTGAGCCGTTCGGGAGCCATGTAGCCGAGCGAGCCGCCGGCCGGCCCGCCGCCGTCCTGGCCGTACAGCGGCACCGCGATCCCGAAGTCGGTGAGCATGGCCGAGCCGTCGCCGTCGAGGAGGATGTTGGCCGGTTTGACGTCGTGGTGCAGCATGCCGTGCATGTGGGCCGTCTCCAGCGCGGACAGCACCCGCAGCCCGATCCGGGCCACCTCGTGGGGCGGCAGCGGCCCGCCGTCCTTGATGACCTTGTCCAGCGAGCGGCCTGTGACCAGGTCCATGATGATCCACGGCTGGTCGCCGTCGAGCACCACGTCGTGCACCAGGACGATCGCGGGGTCGCGCAGCCGCCCCGCCGAGCGGGCCTCGTGGATGGCCCGGCCGGTGAACGCGGACCGCTCCTGCGGGGTGAGGCCGGCCGGCACGCGCACCTGCTTGACCGCCACCTGCCGGTCGAGCACCTGGTCGACACCCCGCCAGACGGTGCCTGCGCCGCCCTCGCCGAGCCGCTCGACGAGGAGGTAGCGGCCGGCGAGCAGGTAGTGCTCAGTCCGCACGGCGCAACGCCCCCTCGACCGCCCGCGCCGCCGACAGCGCGTTCTGCCTGATGTCCTCGTCGCTCGGCCGGTCCGCCAGCGTCGAGTAGTGCACCCGTACGACGAGGTTGGCGAGCCGGTAGTAGACGTAGGCGGAGTGCGTCATGTTCGTCGGGCCCTTCAGCTCGTGGGCGAACGCCTCCTCCCCCAGGCCGCCGACCGGCCTGATCGACGTGAGCGTCGCCGGGTTGCGGCCCTCGGCCCCGATCTCGGGCCAGGTCCAGTCGATCTGCTTGCCGGCGAACTTGCCCCAGTAGCGCTTCTGGTTCTCGAACAGGGTGTGCGCCGTGGCCGGTGTCATCGACCAGGGGTCAGGGGTGTCGGAGTCCTTCTGCACCTGCAGGCCCACCCCCTGCTCGACCGCCGGCCAGTCGCAGGCCGGGCCCTCCTCGTCGGACCCAGGCTGCCCCTTGGGCGGCTTCTGGGTGCGCAGGAGACGGCCTACCTCCTCCTGCGTCAGCAGGGAGCACACGTCCATCGGCACGGCGAACGCCTCGGGCGGCGCGTCGTCCCGGCCGCGTACCACGACGAACGCGACCGCCACCGCGACGGCGGCGAGCGTCACGGCGGCCGCCGCCCACAGCCAGGACCTGCCGCGGCGCCGGACCCTGGTCGGCACCGTGGCGTCGTGGTGCGGCAACTGGGGCGCCTGGCCTGCGGCGACCTGCCTGAGCGCGTTGCGGGCGCTCCAGGCGTCGGGCCGGGCGACGGGGTGACGCGCCGTCATGGCGGCCACGACCTCGCCGACCGGGCCGGCGGCGCGGGGCGGCGGCACGGTGAGCGTGGCGGTGATCCGCTCGCCCGGCGCGCCGTCGTACATCGGCCGGCCCTCCACCGCGACGTACAGCGTGGCTCCGAGCGACCACACGTCGCTGGCCGGCCCGCCGGGGTCGCCCTCCAGCCGCTCCGGCGCGATGAACCCGGGCGAGCCGATCATGACGCCCTGCTCGGTGAGCGCCGCCTGGCCCTCCTGCCTGGCGATGCCGAAGTCGGTGAGCACCACGCGGCCGCCGTCGGTGAGGAACACGTTGCCCGGCTTGACGTCGCGGTGCTGCAGCCCTTGGGCGTGAGCGGCGGACAGCGCCTCCAGGACGTCGGCGCCGATGCGCGCGGCGTGCTCCTGCGGCATCGGCCCGTGCCGTTGGACGGCCTCTCCCAGCGTGCTGCCGCGCAGCAGTTCCATGACCAGCCACGGCCGGTCGTGCTCGACGATGACGTCGTGCAGCGCCACGATGCCGGGGTGGCGCAGCCGCGCGGTGGCCTGCGCCTCGCGCACGGCACGCGTGACGAGCTCGGCCCGCTCGGCGGCCGGCAGGCCCTCGGGCAGGGTGAGCTCCTTGACCGCCACCTCGCGATCGAGCATCTCGTCCCTGGCCAGCCACACCCGCCCCATGCCGCCGCTGCCGAGCGGCCGCACCAGGGCATAGCGGTTGGCGAGTTTTCCCCCGGACATAAACGGAAGAGTAACGAAGTCTTCAAGGCGACGGATATCGGTCCACGATGCCCGACTGTCGGTCGCCCTCTCTATGGTCTTGGTCGTGGACGCGGTTCAAGGCACTCTCGACGAGTTCGGCACCCCGCTGAGTGACGTCACGTTCGTCGTGTTCGACCTCGAGACGACCGGCGGCTCACCGGCCGACCACGCGATCACCGAGATCGGCGCGGTCAAGGTGCGGGCCGGCGAGGTGCTGGGTGAGTTCTCCACGCTGGTCGATCCGGGTGGGCCGATCCCGCCGTTCATCTCCGTGCTGACCGGCATCACCGACGCCATGGTGGTGGCCGCGCCGCGCATCGAGGCGGTGCTGCCGAGCTTCCTGGAGTTCATCCACGGCACCACGCTGGTGGCGCACAACGCGGGCTTCGACACCCGGTTCGTCAAGGCGGCCTGCGCCGCCCACGGCTATCCGCCGCCGGCCAACCCGGTCGTCGACACCGTCGACCTGGCCCGCCGGGTGCTGACCCGCGACGAGACGCCCAACAGCAAGCTGGCCACGCTGGCCAGGTTCTTCCGCAGCCCGGCCGAGCCGTGCCACCGCGCCCTGCAGGACGCCAGGGCCACCGTCCACGTGCTCCACGGGCTGATCGAGCGGGCCGGCTCGTTCCAGGTGCACACGCTGGAGGAGCTCAAGTCGTTCGTCCGCGCCCCCACGCCCGAGCAGCAGCGCAAGCGCCACCTGGCCGAGTCGGTGCCCCACTCCCCCGGCGTCTACCTGTTCGAGGACGAGCGCGGCGAGGTCCTCTACATCGGCAAGTCCACCAATCTCCGCAACCGCGTCCGCTCCTACTTCACCGCCAGCGAGACCCGGCCGCGCATCCGCGAGATGATCGGCATCGCCGAGCGGGTCCGCCACATCGTCTGCGCGACGGCGCTGGAGGCCGAGGTGCGCGAGCTGCGCCTCATCGGCGGCGCCAAACCCCGCTACAACCGCCGCTCCCGCTTCCCCGAGAAGGTCGTCTGGCTCAAGCTCACCCAGGAGCCGTTCCCCCGCCTGTCGATCGTGCGCGAGCTCAAGGACGACGGAGCCGCCTATCTCGGCCCGTTCGGCAGCAGCCGCGCCGCCGAAGACGCCCGTGTCGCCTTGCACGAGGCGGTGCCGCTGCGCCAGTGCACCCAGCCCATCAGCCTGCGCACCCGCCGCTCCGCCTGCGTGCTGCACGAGATGGGCCGGTGCGGCGCCCCCTGCGAGGGCAAGGAGGCCCCCGCCGACTACGCCGTCCACGCCGCCAACGCCCGCCGGGCGATGACCGACGACGCCTCCCTGGTCTTCGCCGCGGTGACGGCCCGGATGGAGCGGCTGTCGGTGGAGCAGCGCTACGAGGAGGCGAGCGTCGACCGCGACCGGCTGGCCGCGTTCGTCCGCGCGGCCGCCC is drawn from Nonomuraea muscovyensis and contains these coding sequences:
- a CDS encoding serine/threonine-protein kinase: MRTEHYLLAGRYLLVERLGEGGAGTVWRGVDQVLDRQVAVKQVRVPAGLTPQERSAFTGRAIHEARSAGRLRDPAIVLVHDVVLDGDQPWIIMDLVTGRSLDKVIKDGGPLPPHEVARIGLRVLSALETAHMHGMLHHDVKPANILLDGDGSAMLTDFGIAVPLYGQDGGGPAGGSLGYMAPERLNQQAAGPASDLWSLGAALYAAAEGRPPFERPMPAAVAAAVLLHAPPYPERAGRVLGDLIMAMLAKDPAVRPPAAQVRERLTAVAQPARRRSRWWLAPVAVAAAVVVVGVAGWYGVAALRGEPDTGTFVTAPDPCRLLGDAQAAELLRGPVRRAATKPGECQWTLDQGSSPDGRITVRVRAERPNGDLGGAAMAEMRFAGERVARAGARGKVFRTVRGPVADVPGVGEKAFTQNVFKLFMDSTERGQSDSVVLFRLSNLIGEVVLHRADVPADDAAGGRDTAAAAARLVSAALGQ
- a CDS encoding PH domain-containing protein codes for the protein MSWRPLSARSLGASSIQSLAIAVPVVVVLARVLSGLGWRTAATAGACAGAALLAVAAVLVHDALRLRATRWRLTEDRLELRTGIAVRQHRSVPRDRVRSVDLRADPVRRVLGLTVVKIGTGEHAGEQAELTLNPLTRRDGEALRRALLPGAAAGAAAHDGGVLAELRWSWIRYAPLSVWAFTGGALVLGALYKPLDALGLEAFSKETALAVWQWVSGRPWVAVPLVVVGNVAVGVLGAALLFAESWARYRLEREPGRLRLSRGLLTSRSLTLEERRLRGVEIREPLLLRLGGGARVTAVATGLGKAAEGETEDVAALTPPLPRAEAARLAARIAALPAPATPAAPPVWEPHGQHVHERHVREPHGQHVREPHTGAWVPEPVPHPGAARRRRLVRAVTTVAVLAAACWGWVLWAGGRGWDAWTGGWVWLLPALALPAALWLAVDAYRGLGHALGARHLVTRHGAVTRRTVALDRAGIVGWTITQSYFQRRAGLLTVSATTAAGAGHYDVLDVGRDDGLRLAAQAVPGLLDPFLVPVGDRPLVDAGR
- a CDS encoding serine/threonine-protein kinase; protein product: MSGGKLANRYALVRPLGSGGMGRVWLARDEMLDREVAVKELTLPEGLPAAERAELVTRAVREAQATARLRHPGIVALHDVIVEHDRPWLVMELLRGSTLGEAVQRHGPMPQEHAARIGADVLEALSAAHAQGLQHRDVKPGNVFLTDGGRVVLTDFGIARQEGQAALTEQGVMIGSPGFIAPERLEGDPGGPASDVWSLGATLYVAVEGRPMYDGAPGERITATLTVPPPRAAGPVGEVVAAMTARHPVARPDAWSARNALRQVAAGQAPQLPHHDATVPTRVRRRGRSWLWAAAAVTLAAVAVAVAFVVVRGRDDAPPEAFAVPMDVCSLLTQEEVGRLLRTQKPPKGQPGSDEEGPACDWPAVEQGVGLQVQKDSDTPDPWSMTPATAHTLFENQKRYWGKFAGKQIDWTWPEIGAEGRNPATLTSIRPVGGLGEEAFAHELKGPTNMTHSAYVYYRLANLVVRVHYSTLADRPSDEDIRQNALSAARAVEGALRRAD
- a CDS encoding DEDD exonuclease domain-containing protein translates to MVLVVDAVQGTLDEFGTPLSDVTFVVFDLETTGGSPADHAITEIGAVKVRAGEVLGEFSTLVDPGGPIPPFISVLTGITDAMVVAAPRIEAVLPSFLEFIHGTTLVAHNAGFDTRFVKAACAAHGYPPPANPVVDTVDLARRVLTRDETPNSKLATLARFFRSPAEPCHRALQDARATVHVLHGLIERAGSFQVHTLEELKSFVRAPTPEQQRKRHLAESVPHSPGVYLFEDERGEVLYIGKSTNLRNRVRSYFTASETRPRIREMIGIAERVRHIVCATALEAEVRELRLIGGAKPRYNRRSRFPEKVVWLKLTQEPFPRLSIVRELKDDGAAYLGPFGSSRAAEDARVALHEAVPLRQCTQPISLRTRRSACVLHEMGRCGAPCEGKEAPADYAVHAANARRAMTDDASLVFAAVTARMERLSVEQRYEEASVDRDRLAAFVRAAARMQRLSAITRIPQLVAASPAFDGGWDIHVVRYGRLAAAGVMPRGAHPTPFVESLVAMAEAVIPGPGPVHAASAEETECILRWLESPGVRLVEVDGVWSLPAHGAARHKARIDLAYRPLTRPGSREGRPLS